A genomic region of Carassius carassius chromosome 13, fCarCar2.1, whole genome shotgun sequence contains the following coding sequences:
- the LOC132155671 gene encoding leukotriene B4 receptor 1-like yields MMELNIGFNSTSNSTSVGSEKIAPAVVLGLCCLVGLPSNIAVILIIAREWNRNLSFILKLMLNLAVSDALTLCLAPFVLYGILFGWKLGLWFCKFLFFLGHWSLYVGVLTVTSMSIHRYHNVIKSRVTNRMILQRLERRHRRLQLIGIWFLAFAFSLPVFFTQGLEDKNGLQRCQREIKSQSVEVTVLLFEILLGFVIPFVTMLTCYLWLDKGLRQKAKSSSLTRAPQDQEPRNQGTNVRTYKKRLVISIVVAFFLFWTPVHIINVIDIVKTLTKTSHPDVFSQLKSFRQVYGDTSKTLALLNCCLNPFLYAISSANLMKYFSKR; encoded by the coding sequence atgaTGGAGCTCAACATAGGCTTCAATTCCACATCTAACAGCACTTCCGTGGGTTCAGAGAAGATCGCTCCTGCTGTAGTTCTGGGTTTGTGCTGTTTGGTTGGTTTGCCAAGCAACATTGCGGTAATACTCATCATTGCTCGTGAGTGGAACAGAAACCTGAGCTTTATCTTAAAACTAATGCTAAACCTTGCGGTCTCTGATGCTTTGACCCTTTGCTTGGCTCCTTTTGTGCTGTATGGAATACTGTTTGGATGGAAACTCGGTCTTTGGTTTTGTAAGTTCCTGTTTTTTTTGGGTCACTGGAGTCTGTATGTTGGTGTCCTGACGGTCACCTCCATGAGCATCCACCGCTATCACAATGTCATCAAGTCAAGAGTCACTAACAGAATGATACTGCAAAGACTTGAAAGACGGCACAGGCGCCTTCAGCTGATTGGCATCTGGTTTCTAGCTTTTGCTTTTTCCCTACCAGTATTTTTTACCCAAGGACTAGAAGACAAGAATGGACTGCAAAGATGTCAGAGGGAAATTAAGTCACAGTCTGTAGAAGTGACTGTTTTGCTTTTTGAGATCCTGTTGGGATTTGTCATTCCATTTGTGACAATGTTGACATGTTATCTATGGTTGGACAAAGGGTTGAGACAAAAAGCCAAGAGCTCCAGTCTAACTAGAGCTCCACAGGACCAGGAACCCAGAAACCAGGGGACAAACGTTAGGACTTACAAGAAGAGACTTGTGATCAGCATTGTTGTGGCTTTCTTTCTGTTTTGGACTCCTGTGCACATTATCAATGTGATTGATATAGTCAAAACTCTGACTAAAACATCTCATCCAGATGTTTTTTCTCAACTGAAGTCTTTCCGCCAAGTATATGGTGATACAAGCAAGACTCTGGCTTTGCTAAACTGCTGTCTGAATCCTTTTCTCTATGCCATCTCTTCAGCGAATCTTATGAAATATTTCAGTAAGAGATAA